A single genomic interval of Chlorogloeopsis sp. ULAP01 harbors:
- a CDS encoding PEP-CTERM sorting domain-containing protein, with protein sequence MKLPIKVLTNVTVAAFIFTTGFVTTKKVFASSITFKDVNAAKLELFDNFGSLVGIGGFTYAPFSGSFVSLRPGAVYENPQNRIPPQFVTRRYTPPDDFSLVTSLSVNLQLKGFEFTIPSPTSTIFELNETGQSIVGGFVYFWKPTSFSTSPPGSTDVLLSVSGGDPRSPGVGTANRWDGCLPRCGIGQRDLFNINPDGTWGLFGFPVSGHGPVSGGGTWKATAVPEPTTIAGSFLLLAGFIALKRKQHSGK encoded by the coding sequence ATGAAACTTCCAATCAAGGTGTTAACAAATGTAACTGTTGCCGCGTTCATTTTTACAACTGGTTTTGTTACCACCAAAAAAGTATTTGCTTCTTCTATTACCTTTAAAGATGTCAACGCTGCAAAATTAGAATTATTCGACAATTTTGGGAGTTTAGTTGGAATTGGGGGATTTACATATGCGCCATTTTCAGGAAGTTTTGTATCGTTGAGACCAGGTGCTGTTTATGAGAATCCGCAAAACCGAATTCCTCCTCAGTTTGTAACACGGCGCTATACACCACCTGATGACTTTTCTCTGGTGACGAGCCTATCAGTTAATTTGCAGTTGAAAGGCTTTGAATTTACAATCCCTAGTCCTACATCTACGATTTTTGAACTGAATGAAACTGGTCAGAGTATTGTCGGAGGATTTGTCTACTTTTGGAAACCCACAAGTTTTTCAACTTCTCCACCAGGTTCAACAGATGTGCTTTTGAGTGTATCGGGAGGAGATCCTCGCAGTCCCGGCGTGGGAACAGCAAACCGTTGGGACGGATGCTTACCCAGATGTGGGATTGGTCAGAGAGACTTGTTTAATATCAACCCAGATGGAACTTGGGGTTTGTTTGGTTTTCCTGTGAGTGGACATGGCCCCGTTAGCGGTGGCGGTACATGGAAGGCAACTGCGGTACCAGAACCCACAACAATAGCGGGGAGCTTTTTGTTGCTTGCAGGCTTTATCGCATTGAAGCGTAAACAGCAC